In Fusarium oxysporum f. sp. lycopersici 4287 chromosome 12, whole genome shotgun sequence, one DNA window encodes the following:
- a CDS encoding GTP-binding protein YchF gives MPPKKAEPVIDNVVAFGRVRKNLKMGCVGLPNVGKSSLFNLLTEQSAAAENYPFCTIEPNEARCAVPDARYDFLCDLWKPPSMYPAYLQVTDIAGLIKGASQGEGLGNAFLSHIQAVDGMFHIVRAFDNDQVLHVDDSIDPVRDLDTIQSELCKKDLDILAKQIVAEELIVKKAGGKYKMLPLFTETTTKIKEMLEKDQPVRDGSWTPAEIALINEKIQLITTKPVIYLVNLTMKDYLRQKCKYLPGIAKWVTEHGGTPRDIIPFSIEFEEKLHSLKDDPDAQAEFLKDIKVKSKLDKIITEGFTKLGLQYYFTAGEKEIRCWTIPRGCLAPQAAGAIHSDFERGFIKAEVVAYQDFHDLCEGQKSMGPIKAAGKYRQEGKSYVVQDGDIIHFQFNVSNKK, from the exons ATGCCTCCTAAGAAAGCCGAGCCCGTTATCGACAATGTCGTCGCCTTTGGCAGAGTTCgcaagaacttgaagatGGGATGCGTTGGTCTTCCTAATGTTGGAAAATCGAGCTTGTTCAATCTCTTGACGGAGCAGAGCGCTGCGGCGGAGAATTATCCTTTCTGTACAATTGAACCTAATGAGGCGAGATGTGCTGTTCCTGATGCGAGATAT GACTTTCTTTGTGACCTCTGGAAGCCTCCTTCTATGTACCCTGCTTATCTTCAGGTCACCGACATTGCTGGTCTGATCAAGGGTGCTTCTCAGGGAGAAGGTCTTGGAAATGCCTTCTTGTCACACATTCAGGCTGTTGACGGCATGTTCCATATTGTTAG AGCTTTCGATAACGATCAGGTCTTGCACGTCGACGACTCGATTGACCCTGTTCGAGACTTGG ACACCATTCAAAGCGAGCTCTGCAAAAAGGATCTCG ACATTCTCGCGAAGCAAATCGTCGCCGAGGAGCTGATCGTCAAAAAAGCTGGTGGCAAGTACAAGATGTTGCCTCTTTTCACTGAGACAACAACCAAGATCAAAGAA ATGCTGGAAAAGGACCAACCAGTTCGAGATGGAAGCTGGACACCTGCTGAGATCGCCCTCATCAACGAGAAGATCCAactcatcaccaccaagccAGTCATTTATCTCGTCAACTTGACAATGAAGGACTACCTTCGACAGAAGTGCAAGTACCTTCCTGGTATTGCCAAGTGGGTTACTGAGCATGGTGGTACTCCCCGCGATATCATTCCCTTTTCGATTGAGTTCGAAGAGAAGCTGCACAGCTTGAAGGATGACCCTGACGCTCAGGCtgagttcctcaaggacatcaaggtcaagtcAAAGTTGGATAAAATTATCACCGAAGGCTTCACAAAGCTCGGACTACAATACTACTTCACAG CTGGTGAGAAGGAGATCCGATGCTGGACTATTCCCAGGGGCTGCTTGGCACCGCAAGCCGCTGGCGCTATCCACAGTGACTTCGAGAGAGGCTttatcaaggctgaggttgtCGCTTATCAAGACTTCCATGATCTTTGCGAAGGACAAAAGTCTATGGGTCCCATCAAAGCCGCTGGCAAGTACCGTCAAGAAGGAAAATCATAT GTTGTTCAAGATGGAgatatcatccacttccAGTTCA ACGTTTCGAATAAGAaataa